The Patescibacteria group bacterium nucleotide sequence ATAGATTAAACCCTGATCGTAGAGTTGTTTGAACACCCACCAGACAGATTCCATATAGGCTGGATCCATCGTCCGGTAATCATTATCCATATCCACAAACCGCCCTAACCGCTCAATGGTTTGCCGCCACTCAGTGGTGTATTTCAGAACACTGGTGCGACACGCCTGATTGAATTTAGCCACACCCAGCACTTCAATATCTTGTTTGGTTTTTAAACCCAAATCTTTTTCGATTAGATTCTCCACTGGTAGACCATGACAATCCCACCCCCAGCGCCGTTCTACCCTATACCCACGCATGGTGGCATAACGCGGAATGACATCCTTAATAGTAGACGCCACAATGTGCCCATAGTGCGGTAACCCCGTCGCAAACGGTGGCCCATCATAAAAACTGAACTGCTTATCAATTGGTCGTTCGGATACTGAACGCTCGAAAACCCGGTGTTGTTTCCAAAACGCCGTCACGGCTTGCTCCGCTTCTGGGAAGGTTGGTGTGGCCATAATGGCTACAATTGTACTAGAGCCGCACTCTTTTGTACACTCGCCCGAATAATGGTTTTGCTACCCTGTTTCACTAACACTTTATTAACTTTGCGTTTTAATTTAATCGTTCTGGCTTTGGCTGTAACTGTGATAACTGTCTTTCTTTTTGTAAGAGTCTGATTAGCCGATAAAGACAATGAGGATAGTTTAACAGTTCTATTACGCCGCGTGGCAATAATTATTTCTTCTTTGGCATCACTATAGAAGTTATGTACTAATAATTTACTGTTAGTTTGTGTCTTGCGCCGAACAGATGCTTGGTCGATAATTGCACCCGTCGAGACATCGACCAATTTTACTACTCGACCATTACCGCGTAACACAGCTACTAACAATCCATCACCGGCTAGAGCCGCTAAGGGTTTTTTGGTATCACCGGAAAAAATCGTAAAGGTTCTAGTTGAACTATCAGCATAGGTAATGGTAATTGATCCATCATTAGCCGTCGTTACATTGGTAGCAGCACCGCGAGATATGACATTTACTGTACGCCTAGTTGAGCTGGAATTAGTGGAGGCATCAGTGACAGTGTATGTTAAAGTATATGAACCAACTGTTGCGGTATCAACGGAACCGGTGACAACAACAGTTGGAGCAGCATCAGCGGCATCACTGACAACATAACCTGGTTCAGTGTAAGTATCACCTTGAGTTAAAGTGAGTGGATTATCTCCAGTGAGCGTAATCGTTGGAGCGGTGGTATCAACCACATTGACTGTGCGCGTGGCTGTACCGACATTACCTGAATCATCGGTGGCAGTAAACGTAATAATTTGTATACCTAATGTTGTTGTAGAAATACTAGAAGCCGACACGGCTACGTCATCATCAAAGTTGTCTAACACACTAGTTCCAGCATCGGTATAAGTTGCACCGTATTCAATAGTAACAGAATTAGAACCTATCACAGTTATTACCGGAGCAGTTTGATCTAATTCATAGGCACCTATGTCACAACTAGTATGATCGGGGCGAGGCACACCACGCGCATCAGTAGTGACTGCCGCCAAAGTATAATCTGTACATCTAACTGCTGGTATTACATCTTTAGCCGGTGATGACGAACTAATGGCATGAGTTTGTACTGGGCCACCATTATCAGCTAAAGCAACTAACAATGGATCGGTACTAATAGCATCGCCCGTCGCAAAAAATGATGAACAGCTTGTACCATCGGCAATATTGTAACCAAAAGATGTAATATCTCCAGAATTAGTATAACAATTTGAACCAATCGTCGTTGCAGAATTACCTGCGACAATGGAATTTCTTATGTTTAACGCGGTTGAATTTGCACTATAAATTCCACCGCCACTGGCATCACTACCACCTGATACGGTGTTATTGGTAATAGTGGAAAAAGCTGTTTCAATTGTGGCAGATTCCGCCGCATAAATCGCTCCACCGCCAGCATTTACTACTTTTGCGGTCACTGCATTACCGCTGATTGTTGCATTAGTGATTGTTACTGAACCTCCATTAACACCTAAGCCACCGCCATAAGCATTGGTACCATTTGCCGTATTACCACTAACAGTAACTGCACTCAGTCTTAAGGTTGAACTGGAATCAACAAATATGCCACCACCACTAGCTACCATACCGGCTCCATCTGGATTTAGCACACTATTACCAGAAATAATACAATTCGTCATAGTCACAGTAGCGGGTGATGACAGATAGACCCCACCACCGTTAGCGGCCGCAGTATATGACGTTATGCTATTATTACTAACTTTACAATCAGAAAAACTAACTGTACCACTCGAGATAAAAACACCTCCACCCTGTACTATACCGCTATCAGGTACATTGAGATTCCCGCCCGATAAAGTGACATTAATTACAGTGGCATTAGCAGCTATTTCTAAGACTCTGTCTCCCAACCCCGTCGCACTAATTATTGTATTGCTATAACCATTACCTTGCATGGTAACACCATTTGCATCGGTCAGGTCTAGATCACCCGTCGCGGCAACATCTTCATCATCACTAACATTAGTAATACTTAATGTATATGTATTACTACCTAATACAATTGTATCAGCGGCAGCATTAGCATTGGCAGCAATCACCGCTTCTCTTAATGAACAGTCACCGACATCACATGTGCCATCGGCTGTATCGGTTGTTTTGGTAACTGTATAAGTACTAGCCTGAGTAAGGGCAGGAATGAAGAATAAAGAATTTATAATTATGAATAATGTGGGAGAAATGTATTTAGGCATACTTAACATTAAGTGTACACTAAATCACTTGTAATGTCGCGGTGGTC carries:
- a CDS encoding immunoglobulin-like domain-containing protein, translated to MPKYISPTLFIIINSLFFIPALTQASTYTVTKTTDTADGTCDVGDCSLREAVIAANANAAADTIVLGSNTYTLSITNVSDDEDVAATGDLDLTDANGVTMQGNGYSNTIISATGLGDRVLEIAANATVINVTLSGGNLNVPDSGIVQGGGVFISSGTVSFSDCKVSNNSITSYTAAANGGGVYLSSPATVTMTNCIISGNSVLNPDGAGMVASGGGIFVDSSSTLRLSAVTVSGNTANGTNAYGGGLGVNGGSVTITNATISGNAVTAKVVNAGGGAIYAAESATIETAFSTITNNTVSGGSDASGGGIYSANSTALNIRNSIVAGNSATTIGSNCYTNSGDITSFGYNIADGTSCSSFFATGDAISTDPLLVALADNGGPVQTHAISSSSPAKDVIPAVRCTDYTLAAVTTDARGVPRPDHTSCDIGAYELDQTAPVITVIGSNSVTIEYGATYTDAGTSVLDNFDDDVAVSASSISTTTLGIQIITFTATDDSGNVGTATRTVNVVDTTAPTITLTGDNPLTLTQGDTYTEPGYVVSDAADAAPTVVVTGSVDTATVGSYTLTYTVTDASTNSSSTRRTVNVISRGAATNVTTANDGSITITYADSSTRTFTIFSGDTKKPLAALAGDGLLVAVLRGNGRVVKLVDVSTGAIIDQASVRRKTQTNSKLLVHNFYSDAKEEIIIATRRNRTVKLSSLSLSANQTLTKRKTVITVTAKARTIKLKRKVNKVLVKQGSKTIIRASVQKSAALVQL